GATTGTTGACGTAGCAGGTCGTGAACACAACGACATACACACCGGTATCACGGGCATCTCGCACCGCTTCGCTGACGTGGTTGGTGAGAAGCACATCACCTGCTCGCATCGCGGCAAATTGCTCCGGTGTGCACGTATCCGCTCCGGTAAACTCAAACTGTGCCGGATTCCCCTCACGGTCGTTCACCAACTCGTATGTCGGCATGTGTCCCGTCGTTATGTTGGCGTAGACCTTGTTCCCTGCACGGATGGCATCGGCTGCCTTTACCGCAACTTCAGCCATAATCGCCGCATCACCACGGATGTCTCGTAATAACTTGACTGTGTTTTGATAATATTCTTCCCCGAATGGGATGGTGTGTCCCCAAGTATGCTCCGGGTGGATTTTCATTGGTTGATGCCCTTCCGTAATGGGTTGATTATCAGATATAGCTTTTAAGAAGGATTGGCTCATGTAAAGAAATCGTGCAACAGAAACCGAGTTTTCAAGAAAAAACTCGGTTTATCTTTGCATTTTGCACCTTCTTTTGATATGAACTAAAGGATTTTGATAGTGTCTTAGGCTTACGCAAGTTGCGGGTTATTTTTATAGTTCGGCGATTTATCGCCGCGCCAAACGTGAAGCGTAAAACGTGAAACGTCATTTATGGTATATTTTAGAATTACTTAGACACTTCCAATGCCCAGGCAACCCCCTAAATCCCCCAACCCCCCTAGCCCCCCTTATCAAGGGGGAAACCGTTATCAGGGGGACTTTTGGAAAAATGTCTACTTATTTTTCTAATTCACCATAGATAACGCAAGTTGCACATGTCGCCCCGCTGGGGCTTTTTTATGTTGGTCAAGATGCCTGACCTACGGGCATAGAAGGCAATTTGATAGCACACTACATCACTAGCAACTTACGTTAGGCTTATTGGGTAAACTGCCTATACTCATTCACTAGATTGGACGCCGCCTCATGGATGAAAGCGAGCTCATCTGCGGTCTCAAAAAACTGTGCCCCACGTCCTACCCATTCCCGCGCTGCGCTTGCGTTTGATGCGGTCGTGCCGAAGTAAACGCCATGTTTCTTACAGATTTCGAGAATTTCTCCCATTGGGCCTGTGACCTCTGGATGATCATAGTCGCCGGGGTGTCCCATCTCAATGGAGAAATCACCGGGACCGACGTAAACCATATCTACCCCCGGTGTACTGATGATTTCTTCGGCATTTTCGTAAGCGCGTCGCGTTTCGATATGAACAACCAGCGTTGTCTCTTCATCTTGCTCGGTTATCCACGTCTTCCAGTCAGCTGGCTGAAGATAGCTGCTATTGCCATATCCGGGGGCGACCGCCCGCGTGCCGGCGGGTGGAAACTTGAGGTAGCTGCGAAGCGTTTCGACCTCTGCCCGCGTCTCGGTGCGAGGTAACTGAATTCCCACGACTCCACACTCCAGTAACTTTGCGACCTCGGCGCGCTCCAGCTGCGGTGTCTTGGCGATGACGGGGAGATTGTTGTCACGAGCACATAGGACCGAGTCCGCAAATGTAGTCATCTCAAAGAAACCGTGCTCGTACTCGATGTACATAAAATCGAAACCCGCCTGTACATACAGTTTTACCAGCGATGGCCGGAGATGCTCAGCGACCATACCGCCGACGAGGACATCGCCGTTTTGCAATCGACGCTTTAAGAGGCGTCCCAGTCCCTCAACTGAGCCGGGGGTATTCGTTGGATTGTTTAATCTTACCACTATGGCGTTCTCCTTAGAGAGATTTCAAAAAACGGAATTACGGTGTCCATGTTTTACCGAGTTCTGCGTATTCGCGTGCTTGGGCGGGAATGTTCACCCCAACTTCTTTCGACCAAGCATCGAGCAGTCGCAGATAAATGGGTCCGGGCTTTCCATCACCGATTGGCTGGAAGTTGAAACGGGTGACTGGCACCATACAGATGGTAGTACTCGTCCACCAAGCTTCATCTGCCTCCCGGACATCGTAGGGTTCGATGTCCGCTTCGTGGAGAGGGATACCGAGTGTGGAAGCAATGTCCATACAGGCGTGACGCGACACCCCACGCAGAATATCGTTGGGTTTTGAGGTAAAGATCTCGCCCTCCCGAGCGATGAAGAAGTTGTTGCCCGTCCCTTCGGTGATGAAGCCGTGCTCGTCGGTCAGCAGCGCCATTGCACCCTCCTCTAGCCGGCTCGCGTGAAGTTCAGCGAGTTTGTAGAAGATGCGGCTCCGGTTTTTCGCCTTGGGATCGATATAACGAGAAGGCACTGATTGCTGCGGTGTGATAACAAAGTGTGATCCGGTTTCATACTTGTCAGCTTGCCCACCGACGTGCCGGATGAGTGGGAAGACGTTAATCGACACGATGGGGGAGGCACCTTCTTTGATGAGACCATCATAAAGTGGGTACCCCCCACGGGTCACATCGTGCATAATCTGGAAGTCCAAGCCATCGAGAGCGGGTAAGTTCTTCTCAATGGTCTCATAGGTAGCGTCTTCCATTTCGTCGATGGTAAGCCCACAATCAATTTCGGCATAGCGTATTGACCCATAGAGCCGATCTAAGTGTTCGCGCAGGCGGAAGGGTTTCTGGTTAAAGGTACGGGTCACCTCAAAAACCATATCACCAAACAGCAGCGCAGAGTCGAAGATGGAGATACGTGCTTCCTGTTCGGGAATAAATTCCCCGTTGAAATAGACCAGACGTTGAGACATGATTTGCTCCTTTATTGAATTTATGTCTACTGTGAACAGATACCAAGCCTCAATTGGCTGACAGCTATCAATTCCAACTAGCGATGAAGTCGTCAACGCTGAAATCCTGAGGCATATCGAAAAAGAAGTACGTCATCGGACCACTCTGAAACAGCGGTTCATACTGCTTCGTATCCGATTGCAGTTTGCGATCGAGGACAGCGAATCGCTGCCAGAGTTGTTCCAATTCGTCGGGGGTAAAACGGTCTGCCATCCGCTGGATGCGGGGACCGTTGGTATATTCTTCTGCGTCGGAATCTTTATATTTGCGAATCAAGTAAGCAATCTTTGACAACACAACTAGGGTAGTCATCCGGGCGTGCTCACTGCGGTGAATCCGGTGCAATCCTTCTGTAAAGGCATGTACATCTTTTTCAAAGATGGCGCGGAGTGTGAATGCAACGTCGTCGTGTCGCTCCGCGTGGAGTGCCTCAAAGTGATGACATTTTTCAGCAGCCCACGGCGACAAATGTTCCACAAATTCAACACCCATTGTATCAGGTAGGAAAAAATGCGTAAATCCTTCGGCACCAAATGATTGGTATCCAAAGTGAAGTGTTCGCCGCTTCTCATCCCCGTTTGGTGTGGCACTATGCAGGATGGCGTTGATGTAGATGACACCATCGCCGGCTTTGAGGTCTACGGTAATCTCGCCCGGCAGTGGAACAACTCCCATACGACGTTCTTTTTTGCTTTCCGCTTCGTTGTTGCGCCGCAGATGGCTGCGGGGAATCACGTGTAAGTAGCTATCATCATAGAGCGCAAGATTCCACTGAAGATAAGGAGGACCGTTGAGCTGAATATCCTCTTGCAATCCATCAAGTGGTGCCATATCAATTGGATGGATGTCACGGTGCCAACCCGTTCCCGAGTGACACAACACCCACATCCCTAACGGGGCAACATCGGGGGCATCCATCAGCCTGCGACTGAAGTCAAGGGTACGGTCGTCGAAATAGAACTCGACAGCGTTAGCGGTCTGTTTATCAACCCATTCGGTCACCGTGACCCGGCTTGAAGGGGGTGCTTTGTCGATAATGGTGTCAACACTGCCACGCAGTTGTTCTAATTCGTCGGGCGGGATTATGCCACGCACAATGACGTATCCCTCCCGCATAAGTTGCTCTTTCTGTTCCTCAAGACTTATTTCCATTGTTTTACTCCGTTTTGGTATCAACTTTCAGCATGGGGTTCTTAGAGGAAGATGTGTCGTATCAGAGTAAGCGATATTATAGCACGATTCTGCTGACAGATCTATATATAAGCACTTGTCTTAGCTCATGACCTCCCTTGCAAACGCCTCCCAAAGCTCTTCAACAAGATCTACCTGAATGGAATCAGGCATTTTGATGATATGGTGCCGGATACGAATCGAAAAGGATTCGCCGTGCTTGAAAACTTCCGTTCCCGGATAAGCAATGTAGTCCATTGCGATGCCACCCATTCCGGAGGCGAGTCCGGCTGTCACATCAGGTTCGGTGAAAACGATATGCCGCCAACCTTTCGGGCTAGGTTGACCGACTAACACCGGTTGATACCAAGTATCCGCAACTTTGCCACCGCCCCTAAGCGCGTGTGGGATTAACCCGAGTCGCTCGAAGGTTGATTCGGGGGCAACGATGTAAGCATCCAGATGTCTTCCGCCGACGCTCTCAAAATTCTTGAACTGTTTGTCTGATGACCAATAGAATTGACTTTTCTCTCTGTTAGTCTCAGTATAGCAAGCAAAAAATTGGGCATACTCGACTAAATCGATGGAACCACAATTCTGGATTGTTTGCCGACAGTTGTATGTGAGTACATCGTCACGGTCTTGAGGTTGGAAGAACCACTCTTGGTAAGTCTGGATGTGGTCGCACGTGTATTGACTTGTGACGCAGATTTCGTCTCCTTGTTCTTCGTAAACAGAGGTCGCTGGTACTAGCCGGGGCCACTTTTCGTCTCCACGACCATGGTCCTTCCACCACTGCCACTCCCGGCAGTCCCAGGATCCATCCTCGTAAACAAGCTCTTGCCCTTCCTCTGCAACGACAAGACTAGCGACACCTGTGTGGGTATGTCCGGCTGTCCGAACCCGAACAGATGCCAGCGACCGCCCATCTCGATGACGCAGCGCGATGTTAGCAAACGAAATTCCTTCGCTATCCTGATATATCCCTCGATTTGATTCCATCGGTGTTCTTTCCCCATTTTATCTTGCGCAACGATTTATTTTCGGTGGACGTTGACCCTCCACCGCTTACTCTGTCCACACCTCCCGAAACAGTCTGACCCAATTTCCACCCAGAATTTTGGTAACCTCGTCCGGTTTGTAACCTCGTTTTAGGAGTGCGGCTCCCAAGTCTGGAAACTTATCGGGCGTTTCAAAGCCCTTGGGAGACATCGGTAGCTGGTCATATCGCACGTCTGGATTCACAAAGGTGGACGGGTATTTTGTCCCCTGCTGCGCGCCAATGTACTCCCAGAAAGAGGTTGGTTGATCTTGTGTAAAATCTGTTCCAACACCCACATGGTTAATCCCGACCCGTTCCACCATGTCATCTATCGCATCCACATAGTCCTCTAGCGTGGATTCAAATTGGGTCGGTAAGAAAGAGGTGATGGAGGTTGCACCGATTACACCATTCCGTTCTGCCAACAATTTCAGCGCATCGTCCGTCTTATTTCGGGGATGGTGGAAATAGGAACGGGCGTTCGCGTGGGTAATCGCGACAGGTTTTTCCGACAATTCTATCGCCTCCAGCGTGGTGCGATCCCCCACATGAGAAAGATCAATCAGGATACCGAGTGCATTCATCTCCCGGATAGCATCAACACCAAAATTGCTTAAACCGTCGTCTCTACGTTCCCAGCAGCCATTACCCAGCAGGTTCCGCTCGTGGTAGGTCACTTGGATGACTCGCATTCCTAGCGCGTGAAACAGCGCCAGTCGGTCGAGATCGTTTTCAATGGGAGACGCGTTCTGAGAACCGAAGATTATACCTACTTTGCCGTGTTGCTTAGCTTGGAGCAGTTCCTTCACGGATTTTACCTGCATAAGGATGTCGCCGTATTCTCGAAGCCGGCGAAACCAAGCAGCAATGTTGTCCAAAGTCTGCTGATAATTTTCCCATGTCGCAACGGTGGCGTTGATGGCTGTTACACCCCCAGCGTGCAAGCTCTGGAACACAGCCGGACTCTCCCAATTGCTCACATTCAGACAATCTATCACAACAGATTCTTTGTAAAGTTCTGCTGCAGCTTCTGGTGTTGTCATTTCAATCTCCCTTCAGGAATCATTAACATCAGGCATATTTTTCGCGGAGCAGCAGTGCGGCCCGACACATCGCCTTTAGTTTCAAGTACGCTTCGTCTAGATCCATGGGATTCTGAACCGATGGTGAAAAGCCGCAATCCGGATGCAACGTAATGCGCTCTTTGTCCACATAACGCATGGCTTCCTCCACACGGGCTATCACATCCTCCGACGTTTCCACCTGCCGGTCACAATGGTCAATGCACCCAAGCCCCAATCGTACATTCTCAGGAAATCGAACGAGCGAGGCTAAACCGCCCGCGATAGGGGTAGCATATTCCATTGAAATTGTGCCGACTCGAACCTTTGCCAAGGCGGGCATGATTAAGTCGTAGGATCCTTCCGTACCGTGTTGGCGGTCAAAGTGTGCGTGGCACAGATGCATCCCAGTCTCGATACCTTCGATTCCGTCCAGCGTTTGGTTAATAAAATCGACACACTGATCCATCTCATACTGGACATCGGTAACACCCTCTCGTTCTCGGAAGTCTGGATCGACCATGGTACTAAGCCAGGGCTCATCGAGTTGCACCGTGTCTGCCCCCGCTTCACGGAGGAGTGCAATTTCCTGCCGCAGAATCGGCACACAGTCGGTCATCAACTGCTCGCGAGTGGGATAAGCGGCTTTTGAGTGTTCGGGATGCCACATCCGCCGACCGATGATGTAGGGGGCAGGTAAGGTTGCCTTGATGCGTCGCTGAGTTAGTCCCCGGATGTATCGGATTTCATCAACCACTAAAGGGCGGTAATGTTCAATCGGTTCCACCACCGCCGGGTACGGCAATCCGCCGCTAGGATTGAGATCCGCTCGAAAACCCCGTACACGATCAGCAAAGACCTTGACGTAACTTTCCCTGCGCCATTCGCCATCGGTAACCTCATCCAACCCCGCTCGCTCTTGGAGACGCAGCGCTGATTCGACCGCCGGGTTAAGCAATCGATCTGTTTCCTCTTCGGATATTTTTCCATCCTTTCGGTCAAGGATTAACTCACGCACCCACGCAGATCGGGGCAAGCTGCCAATCACGGTTGTGGGAAATAGTGTGTTCGACATGGTTGTTTTCCCTTCGTAGAGATTTCCCTTTTTGAAGTGTGTCTTCCTGATTATTGCTGTTTGTCAATGCCGAAACTATTATAGCATGATTCCATCAAAAGATGCTATTACGATCCATCAGAAAATAGACGTGAATCAATTGACACCTTTTTGCGAAGGGTGCTATAATTTTTGGATACTAATGCTCGCCAAAACTACTGGAGTATAAATTAAGCTGCGAAGATGTGTGATAGTCCTTCTTAGTGGGTGTTATCTAAACACGCTACCTATTTGTCTATAATATCCAACCTCACTCAGTAAAGGAAAGTCAGGGATGAACAGATTGGTTATAGTTGTCGCCATAGCTATTGTCATTGTCATCGCTGGTCTAATTATTTTTTTAGTACCTTGGGACGGAGATCCCCCGCGCCCGCCTCAACCTAAGGAGACCACTGAGATCGACGATAATCCCTCGGAAGTTCGTCGACCTAAGGAGCTGCAAATAGTTCAACCCACCCCACTAACACAATCTGAAACTGGAACTGTGTCGGTCTCCATTAACGCTATACCATGGGCGAGAGTTTTCATACAGCTACCTGAAAACAACTATTTCATGGAGCCACGGACACGAGATTTCACAATACCCCTTGAACCCAACGAAAAAAATGCTAACGTTACTCCGATACCAGGCGATTTGAAAGTCCCGATTGGGACAACAATTAAGCTGATGTACCGTGGCAACGAAAAAATCTTTCCTTACGAGGTATGGAAAGATGGAAAGACGATCTCACACGATTTTTTGAATCAATGATGCTATTTGAGTGTGTGCTTCTATGCAAGGATACAGTTTTATGCAACGTAGGCAAAAATTGTTCTTGAGTGTTATGGTTGGGGTACTGATGCTGCTCTACGAAACAACTGTGGCAACTGCCCTGACTGCCCGAGAAATTGCTGAAATCGCTTTAGGCTCTACGGTGCACTTGGGCTTAGCAGATGCCAAAGACAAACGTTGGACGGGTAGCGGATTTGTCGTCCACGATGATCAAATCGCGACTAACTATCACGTTATCGATAATATGTCGATTGGAGGCGTGAAGTTAGTTGGCAAGGAAGAGATATACCTTGTTGAAACAATCCTCGACAGTGACCAAGAGCACGATCTGGCAGTAATAAAGGTCGGAGGGATCGACGCACCTGCACTTTCCCTTGGTGACAGTGATACGGTTCGGATTGGCGATAAAGTTTACGTTGCAGGCAATCCGCACGGACTGGAAGGGTCATTCTCTGATGGCATTATCAGTGCGATTCGTGGCGATCCTGATAAATTCTTCCAAATGACAGCCCCGATTTCCCAGGGGAGTAGCGGAGGTCCCGTCTTCAATGAAAAAGGCGAGGTGATAGGGATTTCATTCGCAACTTTTCGCAATGGACAAAATCTCAATTTTGCGATTCCAGTAAATTATCTCAAGCCAATGGTTAAAATGCCACTTGCGCCGCCCATCGTGAAACATGATTCTCCCTCAAAAATATCCGTCGGTGAAATAATTCCACTTACGTTGGATCTAATCAGCTCCCAAGCCCCCCAAAAGGTTACAATCCACTACACAACCTACGATAGACACCGCAACGAATTAGAGCAGAACAATCAGAGGATGCGTTTGGACCCCCAGCAATCCGCGTCATCGACGTGGGGTTACAAAGTAGATCTGCCCTCACAAAAACACATCGGTTCGATTGAATACTACATTACGGTCGAATATAAGGATCACTTGATATTCAGACATCCAGAAGCGCAACCGCGTCATTATCAAATCTCTATCGTTGATGGGAAACCTCCAACAATATCCCTGCTATATCCACCTGATGGTGCGAGATTCGGTCCTAATCAAGAAATTACCGTCAGAGCAGAGGTAACAGACAATATCGCTGTCAAAGATGTTCACATTCATACCTCATGGTTCAACGGTCAACGAAGTCAAAAACTTACGGCAAAAGGTTCCTCAGACATATACACCATAGATATCACAATCGAAAATATCGTAACCCTCCAGTATTATCTGTCTGCAACTGATGAGGAAGGCAACGAAGATAGGTCGGAATCTAGGCGTTTAGAAATAAGAATTACATCTCAAGAAAATTTTGAAGACGGGATTAAGTTATATGAACAGGCAAGATACAGAGAGGCAATCCAAGCTTTAAGTTCAGCCATACGAGAGCTCGAAGATCCGAAACAGCGAGCAGAAGCCTGTCTTTATTTAGGAGGTTCAAAGAGGGGAATTGGTGAAGGCAATGACAAAGTGAGGGAGCAATTTCAAAAGGCAATTCGCCACAATCCAGATCAAGAATTGCCGCCAAGGTTAGGGAAAGATCATCCAATTTTTGCTGAGTTAATCGAGGAAGTGCGCAAAGAATTAACAGGTGAATTGACCGTAATTTCTTTGCTACCGGAAACGGAAATCTGGATTGAAGGAAACGAAGTTGAAAGGAAAATGTTGGGCACTGGAAGCGTCAGCAGCAGACTACTTACGGGTAACTACATTG
The Candidatus Poribacteria bacterium DNA segment above includes these coding regions:
- a CDS encoding aminotransferase class IV; translated protein: MSQRLVYFNGEFIPEQEARISIFDSALLFGDMVFEVTRTFNQKPFRLREHLDRLYGSIRYAEIDCGLTIDEMEDATYETIEKNLPALDGLDFQIMHDVTRGGYPLYDGLIKEGASPIVSINVFPLIRHVGGQADKYETGSHFVITPQQSVPSRYIDPKAKNRSRIFYKLAELHASRLEEGAMALLTDEHGFITEGTGNNFFIAREGEIFTSKPNDILRGVSRHACMDIASTLGIPLHEADIEPYDVREADEAWWTSTTICMVPVTRFNFQPIGDGKPGPIYLRLLDAWSKEVGVNIPAQAREYAELGKTWTP
- a CDS encoding phytanoyl-CoA dioxygenase family protein → MEISLEEQKEQLMREGYVIVRGIIPPDELEQLRGSVDTIIDKAPPSSRVTVTEWVDKQTANAVEFYFDDRTLDFSRRLMDAPDVAPLGMWVLCHSGTGWHRDIHPIDMAPLDGLQEDIQLNGPPYLQWNLALYDDSYLHVIPRSHLRRNNEAESKKERRMGVVPLPGEITVDLKAGDGVIYINAILHSATPNGDEKRRTLHFGYQSFGAEGFTHFFLPDTMGVEFVEHLSPWAAEKCHHFEALHAERHDDVAFTLRAIFEKDVHAFTEGLHRIHRSEHARMTTLVVLSKIAYLIRKYKDSDAEEYTNGPRIQRMADRFTPDELEQLWQRFAVLDRKLQSDTKQYEPLFQSGPMTYFFFDMPQDFSVDDFIASWN
- a CDS encoding dipeptidase; its protein translation is MTTPEAAAELYKESVVIDCLNVSNWESPAVFQSLHAGGVTAINATVATWENYQQTLDNIAAWFRRLREYGDILMQVKSVKELLQAKQHGKVGIIFGSQNASPIENDLDRLALFHALGMRVIQVTYHERNLLGNGCWERRDDGLSNFGVDAIREMNALGILIDLSHVGDRTTLEAIELSEKPVAITHANARSYFHHPRNKTDDALKLLAERNGVIGATSITSFLPTQFESTLEDYVDAIDDMVERVGINHVGVGTDFTQDQPTSFWEYIGAQQGTKYPSTFVNPDVRYDQLPMSPKGFETPDKFPDLGAALLKRGYKPDEVTKILGGNWVRLFREVWTE
- a CDS encoding cobalamin-independent methionine synthase II family protein, with the protein product MSNTLFPTTVIGSLPRSAWVRELILDRKDGKISEEETDRLLNPAVESALRLQERAGLDEVTDGEWRRESYVKVFADRVRGFRADLNPSGGLPYPAVVEPIEHYRPLVVDEIRYIRGLTQRRIKATLPAPYIIGRRMWHPEHSKAAYPTREQLMTDCVPILRQEIALLREAGADTVQLDEPWLSTMVDPDFREREGVTDVQYEMDQCVDFINQTLDGIEGIETGMHLCHAHFDRQHGTEGSYDLIMPALAKVRVGTISMEYATPIAGGLASLVRFPENVRLGLGCIDHCDRQVETSEDVIARVEEAMRYVDKERITLHPDCGFSPSVQNPMDLDEAYLKLKAMCRAALLLREKYA
- a CDS encoding trypsin-like peptidase domain-containing protein, with the protein product MQRRQKLFLSVMVGVLMLLYETTVATALTAREIAEIALGSTVHLGLADAKDKRWTGSGFVVHDDQIATNYHVIDNMSIGGVKLVGKEEIYLVETILDSDQEHDLAVIKVGGIDAPALSLGDSDTVRIGDKVYVAGNPHGLEGSFSDGIISAIRGDPDKFFQMTAPISQGSSGGPVFNEKGEVIGISFATFRNGQNLNFAIPVNYLKPMVKMPLAPPIVKHDSPSKISVGEIIPLTLDLISSQAPQKVTIHYTTYDRHRNELEQNNQRMRLDPQQSASSTWGYKVDLPSQKHIGSIEYYITVEYKDHLIFRHPEAQPRHYQISIVDGKPPTISLLYPPDGARFGPNQEITVRAEVTDNIAVKDVHIHTSWFNGQRSQKLTAKGSSDIYTIDITIENIVTLQYYLSATDEEGNEDRSESRRLEIRITSQENFEDGIKLYEQARYREAIQALSSAIRELEDPKQRAEACLYLGGSKRGIGEGNDKVREQFQKAIRHNPDQELPPRLGKDHPIFAELIEEVRKELTGELTVISLLPETEIWIEGNEVERKMLGTGSVSSRLLTGNYIVEGIDAEKSQRETVRIESDRHKVLDLEIPPAVAHDPPAKISVGERIPLTLDLISTRNPQQVKIYYKTYDRDKDELEQNSQEMRLWGQQSASSTWVYKGDLPAQKHVGSIEYYIEIEYDNHLVFRQPRAKNHNYQISIVDEEPPTISLPDPPNVESENESEPESSRIRTPTEGEGNESKPEPEKVPQGEPPDDPPSPPSPIHQRIWASVSADGVSTFAGDGSYMFRLAYLREGKNRSTLGAQLNFSYPDRTNMSAMFQWGPRPPGKSKVTFTLLGGVAAYEDLPRSTHTTPIFGGGVKLYPRDRIVIDATGSIQLQQDFDTMDLYHYEVGIRFNITRELSLRAGYGQLYLGDRNVPTIQVGLGYTF